The following are from one region of the Salvia splendens isolate huo1 chromosome 2, SspV2, whole genome shotgun sequence genome:
- the LOC121770001 gene encoding secoisolariciresinol dehydrogenase-like: MGSSLLVSSVAKRLEGKVALITDGCGGLSAATAKLFLQHGAKVVIADVNHHSLPVGDGTSFVHCDVTNEFHVQSAVDEAVSKHGKLDIMFNNAGNLDRVGRGIVDCTQADFEHVLRVNVVGVFLGTKHAARVMRRGGGGAIINTASVCGVVGGVATHAYTSSKHSVVGLTRNAAVEIGRYGIRVNCMSPFVFPSRMSRSLMGRAEEDPMDDVKLHLIGKKLEPEDVAEAVVYLASDESRCVNGHNLIVDGGFVGRDNKVGQAAAYQVDQAVGQAAACQVDQAGRDNKVGQAAACQVDQVVRQAAACHVDQAVDQAAAWRVDQAAACNAEITRDKQVINSRRAKATEKIKETTKAVVPKEPIRELTRATTVIEPSMLAKVEDHRCTWRDVLLNGMKKREILQSLLK, encoded by the exons ATGGGAAGCAGCTTACTTGTATCTAGTGTAGCTAAGAG ATTGGAAGGGAAAGTAGCTCTAATCACCGACGGCTGCGGTGGTCTCAGCGCGGCAACGGCGAAGCTCTTCCTCCAACACGGAGCCAAAGTGGTGATCGCGGACGTCAATCACCACTCTCTCCCCGTTGGCGACGGGACGTCCTTCGTCCACTGCGACGTGACGAACGAATTCCACGTTCAGAGCGCAGTGGACGAAGCCGTTTCCAAGCACGGCAAGCTCGACATCATGTTCAACAACGCTGGAAACTTGGACCGGGTGGGCCGCGGCATTGTAGACTGCACCCAGGCCGACTTCGAGCACGTGCTCCGCGTCAACGTTGTCGGCGTCTTCCTAGGCACCAAACACGCCGCGCGTGTCATGAGACGCGGCGGTGGCGGCGCCATCATCAACACGGCGAGCGTGTGCGGCGTGGTGGGAGGGGTGGCGACGCACGCATACACGAGCTCGAAGCACTCGGTGGTGGGCCTGACGAGGAATGCCGCGGTGGAAATAGGGCGGTACGGGATCAGAGTGAACTGCATGTCGCCCTTCGTGTTCCCGTCAAGGATGTCGAGGTCGTTGATGGGTCGGGCGGAGGAGGATCCGATGGATGATGTCAAGTTGCATCTTATCGGAAAGAAGCTCGAGCCAGAGGATGTTGCTGAGGCGGTTGTTTATTTAGCGAGTGATGAATCGAGGTGTGTGAATGGGCATAATTTGATTGTGGATGGAGGCTTTGTtggaagagataacaaagttggtcaagccgctgcataccaagttgatcaagctgttggtcaagccgctgcatgccaagttgatcaagctggaagagataacaaagttggtcaagccgctgcatgccaagttgatcaagttgttcgTCAAGCCGCTGCATGCCATGTTGATCAAGCTGTCGATCAAGCCGCTGCATGGcgagttgatcaagctgctgcTTGCAATGCTGAGATTACGCGTGATAAACAAGTCATCAACTCCAGACGAGCCAAGGCGACAGAAAAGATAAAAGAGACGACAAAGGCTGTTGTACCAAAAGAACCAATCCGAGAGCTCACACGAGCTACAACTGTGATTGAGCCAAGCATGCTAGCTAAGGTGGAGGACCACCgttgtacttggagagacgtgttgctcaatggaatgaagaagagagagattttgcagagtttgttaaagtag